The following coding sequences lie in one Bos taurus isolate L1 Dominette 01449 registration number 42190680 breed Hereford chromosome 28, ARS-UCD2.0, whole genome shotgun sequence genomic window:
- the PRF1 gene encoding perforin-1 precursor (The RefSeq protein has 4 substitutions compared to this genomic sequence): protein MAARLLLLGILLLLPTPAPAPCYTAARSECQRALKFVPGSWLAGEGVDVTSLQRSGSFPVDTQRFLRPDGTCTLCRNALQKDVLQRLPLAITDWRAHGAGCKRRVVKLEGRSTEDVAGEAANGIRNDWQVGLDVSPKPNANVRVTVAGSHSEDANFAAQKTHQDNYRFGMDLVECRFYSFHLVHTPPVHPEFKRALKTLPPHFNTSTKPDYHRLISSYGTHFIRSMELGGRISALTXLRTCELALEGLTASEVEDCLAVEAEVSISDRASASPSFKACEEKKKNHKVGTSFHQAYRERHSNVDGGHHSTMHDLLFGSQAGPEQFSAWVASLQDSPGLVDYTLEPLHMLVESQDPRREALRQAVSKYVTDRARWRDCNRPCPPGQHKNPKNPCQCMCPGSAATTQDCCPRQKGLAHLEVMNFKASGLWGDWITATDAYLKVFFAGQEQRTATVWNDNNPRWMTRLDFGDVLLATGGPLRVQVWDADFGWDDDLLGTCDRTPKSGSHEVSCPMDHGLLKFSYQVKCLPHLTGERCLQYAPQGLLGNPPGNRSGPVW from the exons ATGGCTGCCCGAGTGCTCCTCCTTGGCATCCTCCTGCTTCTGCCCacacctgcccctgccccctgctACACAGCCGCGCGCTCTGAGTGCCAGCGCGCCCTCAAGTTTGTGCCGGGCTCCTGGCTGGCAGGGGAGGGCGTGGATGTGACCAGCCTCCAGCGCTCAGGCTCGTTCCCAGTGGACACACAGCGTTTCCTGCGGCCCGACGGCACTTGCACCCTCTGCCGCAATGCCCTGCAGAAGGATGTCCTCCAGCGCCTGCCCCTGGCAATCACCGACTGGCGTGCCCACGGAGCGGGCTGCAAGCGCAGGGTGGTCAAGCTAGAGGGCCGCTCCACCGAGGATGTGGCTGGGGAGGCGGCCAACAGGATCCGCAACGACTGGCAGGTGGGGCTGGACGTGTCTCCCAAGCCAAATGCTAATGTCCGTGTGACAGTGGCGGGCTCCCACTCCGAGGATGCCAACTTCGCCGCCCAGAAGACTCACCAGGACAACTACCGCTTCAGCATGGACTTAGTGGAGTGTCGCTTTTACAG TTTTCACCTGGTGCACACTCCCCCAGTACACCCTGAGTTCAAGAGGGCCCTCAAGACACTGCCCCCCCACTTCAACACCTCCACCAAGCCCGACTACCACAGGCTCATCTCCAGCTACGGAACCCACTTCATCCGGTCCATGGAGCTGGGCGGCCGCATCTCGGCCCTCACCGCCCTGCGCACCTGCGAGCTGGCCCTGGAGGGGCTCACAGCCAGCGAGGTCGAGGACTGCCTGGCTGTCGAGGCTGAGGTCAGCATAAGCGACAGGGCCAGTGCCTCGCCATCGTTCAAGGCATgtgaggagaagaagaagaaccaCAAGGTGGGGACCTCCTTCCACCAGGCCTACCGGGAGCGCCATTCCAATGTCGATGGTGGCCACCACTCAACCATGCATGACCTGCTCTTCGGGAGCCAGGCTGGGCCCGAGCAGTTCTCAGCCTGGGTGGCCTCACTGCAGGACAGCCCTGGCCTGGTGGACTACACGCTGGAGCCTCTGCACATGCTTGTGGAGAGCCAGGACCCGCGGCGGGAGGCCCTCAGGCAGGCCGTGAGCAAGTACGTGACTGACAGGGCACGCTGGAGGGACTGCAACCGCCCGTGCCCCCCGGGGCAACACAAGAACCCGAAGAACCCATGCCAGTGCATGTGTCCTGGTTCAGCAGCCACCAcccaggactgctgtccccggCAGAAGGGACTGGCCCACCTGGAGGTCATGAACTTCAAGGCATCAGGTCTGTGGGGAGACTGGATCACTGCCACGGACGCCTATCTGAAGGTCTTCTTCGCCGGCCAGGAGCAGAGGACCGCCACAGTATGGAACGATAACAACCCCAGGTGGATGACGCGGCTGGACTTCGGGGATGTGCTCCTGGCCACCGGGGGCCCCCTGAGGGTGCAGGTCTGGGATGCAGACTTTGGCTGGGACGATGACCTTCTTGGCACTTGTGACCGCACCCCAAAGTCTGGCTCACATGAGGTGTCATGCCCCATGGACCACGGTCTCCTGAAATTCTCCTACCAGGTCAAATGCTTGCCTCACCTGACGGGGGAGAGGTGCCTGCAGTATGCCCCCCAAGGGCTTCTGGGGAATCCTCCAGGAAACCGGAGTGGGCCAGTGTGGTGA
- the PRF1 gene encoding perforin-1 isoform X1, whose translation MDSSSMAARVLLLGILLLLPTPAPAPCYTAARSECQRALKFVPGSWLAGEGVDVTSLQRSGSFPVDTQRFLRPDGTCTLCRNALQKDVLQRLPLAITDWRAHGAGCKRRVVKLEGRSTEDVAGEAANRIRNDWQVGLDVSPKPNANVRVTVAGSHSEDANFAAQKTHQDNYRFSMDLVECRFYSFHLVHTPPVHPEFKRALKTLPPHFNTSTKPDYHRLISSYGTHFIRSMELGGRISALTALRTCELALEGLTASEVEDCLAVEAEVSISDRASASPSFKACEEKKKNHKVGTSFHQAYRERHSNVDGGHHSTMHDLLFGSQAGPEQFSAWVASLQDSPGLVDYTLEPLHMLVESQDPRREALRQAVSKYVTDRARWRDCNRPCPPGQHKNPKNPCQCMCPGSAATTQDCCPRQKGLAHLEVMNFKASGLWGDWITATDAYLKVFFAGQEQRTATVWNDNNPRWMTRLDFGDVLLATGGPLRVQVWDADFGWDDDLLGTCDRTPKSGSHEVSCPMDHGLLKFSYQVKCLPHLTGERCLQYAPQGLLGNPPGNRSGPVW comes from the exons ATGGACTCCAG CTCCATGGCTGCCCGAGTGCTCCTCCTTGGCATCCTCCTGCTTCTGCCCacacctgcccctgccccctgctACACAGCCGCGCGCTCTGAGTGCCAGCGCGCCCTCAAGTTTGTGCCGGGCTCCTGGCTGGCAGGGGAGGGCGTGGATGTGACCAGCCTCCAGCGCTCAGGCTCGTTCCCAGTGGACACACAGCGTTTCCTGCGGCCCGACGGCACTTGCACCCTCTGCCGCAATGCCCTGCAGAAGGATGTCCTCCAGCGCCTGCCCCTGGCAATCACCGACTGGCGTGCCCACGGAGCGGGCTGCAAGCGCAGGGTGGTCAAGCTAGAGGGCCGCTCCACCGAGGATGTGGCTGGGGAGGCGGCCAACAGGATCCGCAACGACTGGCAGGTGGGGCTGGACGTGTCTCCCAAGCCAAATGCTAATGTCCGTGTGACAGTGGCGGGCTCCCACTCCGAGGATGCCAACTTCGCCGCCCAGAAGACTCACCAGGACAACTACCGCTTCAGCATGGACTTAGTGGAGTGTCGCTTTTACAG TTTTCACCTGGTGCACACTCCCCCAGTACACCCTGAGTTCAAGAGGGCCCTCAAGACACTGCCCCCCCACTTCAACACCTCCACCAAGCCCGACTACCACAGGCTCATCTCCAGCTACGGAACCCACTTCATCCGGTCCATGGAGCTGGGCGGCCGCATCTCGGCCCTCACCGCCCTGCGCACCTGCGAGCTGGCCCTGGAGGGGCTCACAGCCAGCGAGGTCGAGGACTGCCTGGCTGTCGAGGCTGAGGTCAGCATAAGCGACAGGGCCAGTGCCTCGCCATCGTTCAAGGCATgtgaggagaagaagaagaaccaCAAGGTGGGGACCTCCTTCCACCAGGCCTACCGGGAGCGCCATTCCAATGTCGATGGTGGCCACCACTCAACCATGCATGACCTGCTCTTCGGGAGCCAGGCTGGGCCCGAGCAGTTCTCAGCCTGGGTGGCCTCACTGCAGGACAGCCCTGGCCTGGTGGACTACACGCTGGAGCCTCTGCACATGCTTGTGGAGAGCCAGGACCCGCGGCGGGAGGCCCTCAGGCAGGCCGTGAGCAAGTACGTGACTGACAGGGCACGCTGGAGGGACTGCAACCGCCCGTGCCCCCCGGGGCAACACAAGAACCCGAAGAACCCATGCCAGTGCATGTGTCCTGGTTCAGCAGCCACCAcccaggactgctgtccccggCAGAAGGGACTGGCCCACCTGGAGGTCATGAACTTCAAGGCATCAGGTCTGTGGGGAGACTGGATCACTGCCACGGACGCCTATCTGAAGGTCTTCTTCGCCGGCCAGGAGCAGAGGACCGCCACAGTATGGAACGATAACAACCCCAGGTGGATGACGCGGCTGGACTTCGGGGATGTGCTCCTGGCCACCGGGGGCCCCCTGAGGGTGCAGGTCTGGGATGCAGACTTTGGCTGGGACGATGACCTTCTTGGCACTTGTGACCGCACCCCAAAGTCTGGCTCACATGAGGTGTCATGCCCCATGGACCACGGTCTCCTGAAATTCTCCTACCAGGTCAAATGCTTGCCTCACCTGACGGGGGAGAGGTGCCTGCAGTATGCCCCCCAAGGGCTTCTGGGGAATCCTCCAGGAAACCGGAGTGGGCCAGTGTGGTGA